The Streptomyces rubrogriseus genomic sequence GACCCGGCTGTCGCTGACCGGTCCGCTGGTGGTGGCCCGCGACATCGCGCACGCCAAGATCAAGGAGCGGCTGGACGCGGGCGAGGAGATGCCGCAGTACCTCAAGGACCACCCGGTGTACTACGCGGGCCCGGCCAAGACGCCCGAGGGTTACGCCTCCGGGTCCTTCGGTCCGACCACCGCCGGGCGCATGGACTCCTACGTCGAGCAGTTCCAGGCGGCGGGCGGCTCCAAGGTGATGCTGGCCAAGGGCAACCGGAGCAAGCAGGTCACCGACGCGTGCGACGCGCACGGCGGCTTCTACCTGGGCTCGATCGGCGGGCCCGCGGCGCGGCTCGCGCAGGACTGCATCAAGAAGGTCGAGGTCGTCGAGTACGAGGAGCTGGGCATGGAGGCGGTCTGGAAGATCGAGGTCGAGGACTTCCCGGCGTTCATCGTGGTGGACGACAAGGGCAACGACTTCTTCCAGGACCCGGCGCCCGCACCGACGTTCACGACGATTCCGGTACGGGGGCCGGGCCTGGCGTAACGCTCACTCCTAGGCAGCAGGCCGGTCCGGCTCCGTCCGGACCGGCCTTTCGCCGCTCCCCGCCGTCCGGATATCGAACAGACGGTTCTTCTTTCGGACAACCTGCCCTCCCGGGCGTCCGTTCCATTGACTGCCCCGGCTCCCCCTGTGAGTCTTTCGCCGCTCCGACATGTACACGCCATGCGTACATGCCATGCGTGGCCACCCCTCAGCCACTTCTGGAGGACCAAGGTGAAACGAAGATTCGCCGTGGCGAGCCTGTCCCTCGCCGTCGTGCTCGGCCTCGGCACACTCCCCGCCGTCGCCGCCGGCACCACGCCCGCCGCCCAGTCGCCCGACGTCGACGTGACGAAGGTGACGGCGCACCTGACCGAGCTGCACTCCATAGCCGGGCGCAACGGCGGCACCCGCCGCTCGACCGGCCAGGGGTACCGCGACTCCGTCGCCTACGTGAAGGGCAAGCTGCAGGCGGCCGGTTACACCGTCACCGAGCAGCCGTGCACCTCCGGTTGCAGCAGCGGCGCCGGCCCCAACCTGATCGCCGAGTGGCCGCACGGCGACGCGAACGACGTGTACATGTTCGGCGCCCACCTGGACAGCGTCTCGGCGGGCCCCGGCATGAACGACAACGGCTCGGGCTCGGCCGCCCTCCTGGAGAACGCCCTGACCCTGGCGCGGCAGAACCCGACGATGCAGGGCCGGGTCCGCTTCGCCTGGTGGACCGACGAGGAACAGGGCCTCAACGGCTCCGACTTCTACGTCCGCTCGCTCTCCTCGGCGCAGCGGTCCGCGATCACGGCGTACTACAACTTCGACATGATCGCCTCCACCAACGGCGGCTACTTCGTCAACCACGTCACCTCGTCCGCCGCCGCGCCGATGAAGGCGTACTGGGACTCGCTGGGCCTGCAGCCCGAGGAGAACACCGAGGGCGCCGGGCGCAGCGACGACTACTCCTTCGAGCAGTACGGCATCCCGACCTCGGGCTACGCGATGGGCGCCAGTGCCCGCAAGACCTCCGCGCAGGCCGCCAAGTGGGGCGGTACCGCCGGGTCCTCGTACGACCCGTGCTACCACCGGTCGTGCGACAACCTGGACAACATCAACACCACCGGCCTGGACCGCGCGTCGGACGGCATCGCGTACACCATCTGGCAGCGCGCCGTGGGCACCGGCGACGACGGCGGCGACGGCTGCGACACCACCCCCGTCGTCAACGGCGGCTTCGAGAGCGGCAGCTCGCCGTGGACCGGGGACACCGGCACCATCGGCGCCCACTCGGGCCAGTCGGCGCACACCGGGACCCGCTTCGCGTGGCTCGCCGGTTACGGCTCCACGCACACCGAGTCGGTCGGCCAGACGGTGACCGTGCCGGCCGGATGCACCCGGCTGACGTACTGGCTGCACATCGACACCGACGAGACGGGCACGACGGCGTACGACACCTTCAAGGTGAAGGCCGACGGCACCACGCTCGCCACCCTGTCCAACGTGGACGCCCGCGACGGCTACGTGCAGCGCACGGTCGACCTCGGCGCCCACGCCGGCCGGCAGGTGGCCCTGAGCTTCACCGGCAGCGAGGACGGCAGCCTGCAGACCGGCTTCGTCCTGGACGACGTGAGCCTGCTGGAGGGCTGACCCGCCGGGCGGGTGCCGACCACGGCGTGACCCGGCACCCGTTCGGCCCGGCCCCGGAACATCCGCGTCGCCCCGCACGCTGTACCCGGTATGAGCGAATACCGCATCGAGCACGACTCCATGGGCGAGGTCCGCGTCCCCGCGGACGCCAAGTGGCGCGCCCAGACGCAGCGCGCCGTCGAGAACTTCCCCGTCTCCGGGCAGCGCATCGAGCGCGCGCACATCGAGGCGCTCGCGCGGATCAAGGGCGCGGCGGCGAAGGTCAACGCCGAGCTGGGAGTGCTCGACGAGGACCTCGCCGGCGCGATCCAGGAGGCGGCGGGTGAGGTGGCCGAGGGGAAGTGGGACGAGCACTTCCCCGTCGACGTGTTCCAGACCGGGTCCGGGACCTCGTCCAACATGAACACCAACGAGGTCGTCGCCACCCTGGCCAGTGAACGGCTCGGCCGCGACGTGCATCCCAACGACCACGTCAACGCCTCCCAGTCGTCCAACGACGTCTTCCCGTCCTCGATCCACATCGCCGCCACCGCCGCCGTCACCCGCGACCTGGTGCCGGCCCTGGACCATCTCGCCGGCGCTTTGGAGCGCAAGGCCGAGGAGTTCGCCGACGTGGTGAAGTCCGGGCGTACGCACCTCATGGACGCCACGCCCGTGACCCTGGGCCAGGAGTTCGGCGGCTACGCGGCCCAGGTGCGGTACGGCATCGAGCGGCTCCAGGCGTCGCTCCCCCGGCTCGCCGAGCTGCCGCTGGGCGGCACCGCGGTCGGCACCGGCATCAACACCCCGCCCGGCTTCTCCGCCGCCGTCATCGAGGAGGTGGCCCGCGCGACGGGGCTGCCGCTGACCGAGGCGCGCGACCACTTCGAGGCGCAGGGCGCCAGGGACGGCATCGTCGAGACCAGCGGGCAGCTGCGGACCATCGGCGTCGGACTCACGAAGATCGCCAACGACCTGCGCTGGATGGCGTCCGGGCCGCGCACCGGGCTCGCCGAGATCTCGCTGCCCGACCTCCAGCCCGGGTCGTCCATCATGCCCGGCAAGGTCAACCCGGTGATCCCCGAGGCGGTCCTCATGGTCGCCGCCCAGGTCACCGGCAACGACGCGACGGTCGCCGCGGCGGGCGCGGCCGGCAACTTCGAGCTGAACGTGATGCTGCCGGTCATCGCCAAGAACGTGCTGGAGTCGGTGCGGCTGCTCGCCAACGTCTCCCGGCTGCTGGCCGACCGGACCGTGGACGGGATCGTCGCGCACCCCGAGCGGGCCCGCGAGTACGCCGAGTCGTCCCCCTCCGTCGTCACGCCGCTCAACAAGTACATCGGGTACGAGGAGGCCGCCAAGGTCGCCAAGAGGGCGCTGGCCGAGCGGAAGACGATCCGGCAGACCGTGCTGGAGGGCGGATACGTGGAACGCGGCGACCTCACGAAGGAGCAGCTGGACGAGGCCCTGGACGTGCTGCGGATGACCCGCCCGTGAGAGGGGCGGGCGATCACGGGAGCGTACGCCGGCGCACGCTCTCGCGATCTTCGGCGCGTCGATTGGCCATGGCACCTAATATCTCTCCATGACAGACGGAGAAGCGGTGAGCGCGGCGGCGGGGCCGGGGGCGGCGGGCCCGCCGGGCCCGGTGGAGCACTGGGCGCCCGGCAGCCACATCCTGTGGCGGTACCGGGAGAACGGCGGCCCGCACATCCACATCGCGCGCCCCGTCACCGTCGTACGGGACGACGCCGACCTGCTCGCCGTGTGGCTGGCGCCCGGCACCGAGTGTGTGAAGCCGGTCCTGGCCGACGGCACGCCCGTGCACCTGGAACCGCTGGCCACGCGCTACACCAAGCCGCGCGCCGTGCAGCGCGACCGGTGGTTCGGCACGGGGGTGC encodes the following:
- a CDS encoding M28 family peptidase, whose amino-acid sequence is MRTCHAWPPLSHFWRTKVKRRFAVASLSLAVVLGLGTLPAVAAGTTPAAQSPDVDVTKVTAHLTELHSIAGRNGGTRRSTGQGYRDSVAYVKGKLQAAGYTVTEQPCTSGCSSGAGPNLIAEWPHGDANDVYMFGAHLDSVSAGPGMNDNGSGSAALLENALTLARQNPTMQGRVRFAWWTDEEQGLNGSDFYVRSLSSAQRSAITAYYNFDMIASTNGGYFVNHVTSSAAAPMKAYWDSLGLQPEENTEGAGRSDDYSFEQYGIPTSGYAMGASARKTSAQAAKWGGTAGSSYDPCYHRSCDNLDNINTTGLDRASDGIAYTIWQRAVGTGDDGGDGCDTTPVVNGGFESGSSPWTGDTGTIGAHSGQSAHTGTRFAWLAGYGSTHTESVGQTVTVPAGCTRLTYWLHIDTDETGTTAYDTFKVKADGTTLATLSNVDARDGYVQRTVDLGAHAGRQVALSFTGSEDGSLQTGFVLDDVSLLEG
- a CDS encoding class II fumarate hydratase, which translates into the protein MSEYRIEHDSMGEVRVPADAKWRAQTQRAVENFPVSGQRIERAHIEALARIKGAAAKVNAELGVLDEDLAGAIQEAAGEVAEGKWDEHFPVDVFQTGSGTSSNMNTNEVVATLASERLGRDVHPNDHVNASQSSNDVFPSSIHIAATAAVTRDLVPALDHLAGALERKAEEFADVVKSGRTHLMDATPVTLGQEFGGYAAQVRYGIERLQASLPRLAELPLGGTAVGTGINTPPGFSAAVIEEVARATGLPLTEARDHFEAQGARDGIVETSGQLRTIGVGLTKIANDLRWMASGPRTGLAEISLPDLQPGSSIMPGKVNPVIPEAVLMVAAQVTGNDATVAAAGAAGNFELNVMLPVIAKNVLESVRLLANVSRLLADRTVDGIVAHPERAREYAESSPSVVTPLNKYIGYEEAAKVAKRALAERKTIRQTVLEGGYVERGDLTKEQLDEALDVLRMTRP